Proteins co-encoded in one Xiphophorus hellerii strain 12219 chromosome 10, Xiphophorus_hellerii-4.1, whole genome shotgun sequence genomic window:
- the trim65 gene encoding tripartite motif-containing protein 65: MDSQNSYLNCAICLERFSYPVTIPCGHTFCKDCISTHWDTSSKSNKSPHCPFCNQEFASRPVLKRNVSLSVLAESANSTGPSCREPLLRSGDGARTLLLCDRHKKPLVYYCRQDKMPVCCECGITECANHDKVMLEAEKESQELLLERKSKEVEKRLEDTQKSINDLVENISHAKVTLEQTSSWMRAKFSSLIKILTEKQEATELFIEQQKQEAITEAQTRLACLQQRLQILQVSQAQIAALHDLSDADLIRESTRVEVPRFSDVPTEVSPSLLDRLNGVTDVLTRVSKLVSEDLERAVCTTVLQDNDGSPQDKRPVLAVVPSPATPCLPGGKEGLGAYRCSLTFDPRTANEHLSLSHENRRAEHLTSGPRPVPAHEARFDHTWQVLCFQGFKKGQHYWELEVSKPWAYLGVTYETIPRKEKGKRCMVGMNELSWSLQLDEHQLCAWHNGRRETLVGPSHHSRIGMLLDYEAGTLTYYGDGQTRLHAFHWAFTQELFPACWIGEGVSITLCSP; encoded by the exons ATGGACTCTCAGAATTCATATCTCAACTGCGCCATATGCCTGGAGCGTTTCAGCTACCCCGTGACCATCCCCTGCGGCCACACCTTCTGCAAAGACTGCATCAGCACACACTGGGACACCAGCAGCAAGTCCAACAAAAGCCCCCATTGCCCCTTCTGCAATCAGGAGTTCGCGTCCAGACCGGTTCTGAAGCGAAACGTGTCGCTGTCGGTGCTGGCCGAGTCTGCCAACAGCACCGGCCCATCCTGCAGGGAGCCTCTGCTGAGGTCAGGGGATGGGGCGAGGACTTTGCTGCTCTGCGATCGCCACAAGAAGCCCCTGGTTTATTACTGCAGGCAGGACAAAATGCCCGTGTGCTGCGAATGTGGCATCACTGAATGTGCCAATCACGACAAAGTCATGCTGGAGGCAGAGAAGGAAAGTCAAGAG CTGTTGCTTGAAAGAAAGAGTAAGGAAGTGGAGAAACGGCTTGAGGACACACAAAAGAGTATAAATGATTTGGTGGAGAACATCAGTCATGCTAAG GTGACTCTAGAGCAGACTTCGTCTTGGATGAGGGCCAAGTTCTCGTCTCTGATCAAGATTCTGACGGAGAAGCAGGAGGCCACAGAGCTGTTCATCGAGCAGCAGAAGCAGGAGGCCATCACGGAGGCGCAGACGCGGCTGGCCTGCCTCCAGCAGCGCTTGCAGATCCTCCAAGTGAGCCAAGCCCAAATAGCAGCTCTGCACGATCTCTCAGACGCCGACCTCATTAGG gAGTCGACGCGGGTGGAAGTGCCACGTTTCAGCGACGTTCCCACAGAGGTGTCGCCAAGCCTTCTGGATCGGCTGAACGGCGTCACAGACGTTCTGACCCGAGTCTCCAAGCTGGTTTCTGAGGACCTGGAGAGAGCCGTGTGCACCACGGTGCTTCAGGACAACGACG GGTCTCCTCAGGATAAGAGGCCAGTACTTGCTGTGGTTCCCAGTCCGGCCACTCCGTGCCTCCCTGGTGGGAAGGAAGGCCTCGGTGCCT ATCGGTGCTCTCTGACGTTTGACCCTCGAACGGCCAACGAACACCTGTCTCTGTCTCATGAGAATCGGAGGGCGGAGCACCTGACGTCTGGACCGCGCCCGGTCCCAGCTCACGAGGCTCGCTTCGACCATACCTGGCAGGTGCTCTGCTTCCAGGGCTTTAAAAAGGGACAGCACTACTGGGAGCTGGAGGTGTCCAAGCCTTGGGCCTACCTCGGG GTAACTTATGAAACCATCCCCAGGAAGGAGAAGGGGAAGCGGTGCATGGTGGGTATGAATGAACTGTCGTGGAGCCTCCAGCTGGACGAGCACCAGCTCTGCGCCTGGCACAACGGCCGGCGGGAGACGCTGGTCGGCCCCTCCCATCACAGCCGCATCGGCATGCTGCTGGACTACGAGGCGGGGACGCTCACCTACTACGGCGACGGGCAGACGAGGCTCCACGCCTTCCACTGGGCCTTCACCCAGGAGCTGTTCCCCGCCTGCTGGATAGGGGAGGGAGTCAGCATCACTCTCTGCTCCCCGTGA
- the mrpl38 gene encoding large ribosomal subunit protein mL38 yields MALRTVCAAALRTGTDLGVSNARTIATTAVLSKRARPLGPMPNDDIDTSNLESLETYRSYNRYFRQAEEAKNKPVWWKTYRSYVEKADPEHGAERVDIGLPYCRPSRTKVVKERRQAMSENKRNVELERASRLRTLKIPLDRVQETWEKTGGPFDIKKLADHYGVFRDLFPMAYFLPQVTLHISYSQDTDGQVHYGNQLTPTEAVSAPQIAFDAEEGSLWTLLLTSPDEHLLDNEAEYLHWLVGNIPGGAVQAGEELCHYLPPFPARGTGFHRYVYVLFKQEKPISFQEDLHPSPCHSLVDRTFKTVDFYRKHQDDMTPAGLAFFQSQWDQSVTNTFHNTLNMKEPVFEFIRPPVYHPPQVKYPHRQPLRYLDRYRDGKEHTYGIY; encoded by the exons ATGGCGCTGCGCACAGTTTGTGCTGCTGCGCTGCGAACTGGGACAGATTTAGGGGTCAGTAACGCGAGGACTATTGCTACAACAG CGGTCCTCAGCAAACGGGCGCGTCCGCTGGGTCCCATGCCCAATGATGACATCGACACATCGAACCTGGAGTCTCTGGAGACCTACCGCAGCTACAACCGCTACTTCCGACAGGCCGAGGAGGCCAAGAACAAGCCCGTGTGGTGGAAGACCTACAGGAGCTACGTGGAAAAAGCAGATCCCGAGCACG GTGCCGAGCGCGTGGACATCGGACTGCCGTACTGTCGTCCCAGCAGAACCAAAGTGGTGAAGGAGAGGAGGCAGGCAATGAGTGAAAACAAGAGGAACGTCGAGCTGGAGAGGGCCTCCCGACTTCGTACTT TGAAGATCCCCTTGGACCGAGTGCAGGAAACCTGGGAGAAGACCGGCGGACCGTTCGACATAAAGAAGCTGGCCGACCACTACGGGGTCTTCAGGGACCTCTTTCCAATGGCGTATTTTCTACCACAGGTCACCCTCCACATCAGCTACAGTCAGGACACCGATGGACAAGTGCATTATGGGAATCAGCTGACGCCTACAgaa GCAGTGTCGGCCCCCCAGATCGCCTTTGACGCAGAGGAGGGTTCCCTATGGACCCTCCTGCTTACCTCTCCAG ACGAGCACCTTCTGGATAACGAGGCAGAGTACCTCCATTGGCTTGT CGGGAACATTCCAGGCGGGGCGGTGCAGGCCGGAGAGGAGCTGTGTCACTACCTGCCGCCCTTCCCTGCCAGGGGAACAGGCTTCCACCGCTATGTCTACGTCCTCTTCAAGCAGGAAAAACCCATCAGCTTCCAGGAAGATCTCCACCCATCGCCATG CCACTCGCTGGTTGACCGCACCTTTAAGACCGTTGATTTCTACAGAAAGCACCAGGACGACATGACGCCAGCAGGCCTGGCCTTCTTCCAGAGCCAGTGGGACCAATCGGTTACCAACACCTTCCACAACACACTCA ACATGAAGGAGCCGGTGTTCGAGTTCATCAGGCCTCCAGTGTACCATCCTCCACAGGTCAAGTATCCACACAGGCAGCCGCTACGCTACCTGGACAGGTACAGAGATGGGAAGGAGCACACCTACGGCATTTACTGA